The Thermodesulfovibrionia bacterium genome contains a region encoding:
- a CDS encoding carbon monoxide dehydrogenase accessory protein CooC: MKIAITGKGGVGKTTLSALLSHIYSSEGKKVIAVDADPDANLAAALGISKDDLSTIRPIADLPDLIEERTGVKPGKPGGIFRLNPKVDDIPEGFGFKLGNTTLLIMGKSRTASSGCYCPESALLKRLLKHLILERDEIVIVDMEAGIEHLTRGTAEGVDGFIVVVEPGQRSIQTALSVKRLAKELGIKKIFAVANKTRGESDISFIKDSLKDMELLGAISFNNDIMEADVKGLPSNKASAIAVEEVKKIKMNLEKHI, encoded by the coding sequence ATGAAAATAGCGATAACAGGCAAAGGCGGTGTCGGCAAGACAACGCTGTCGGCTCTTTTAAGCCATATCTACTCTTCAGAAGGCAAAAAGGTCATAGCGGTTGACGCAGACCCGGATGCCAACCTTGCTGCTGCACTGGGCATCTCAAAAGATGATCTAAGCACCATACGGCCGATAGCTGACCTGCCGGACCTGATAGAAGAGAGGACAGGTGTAAAACCAGGAAAACCGGGCGGAATATTCAGGCTCAATCCCAAGGTTGATGATATACCTGAAGGCTTCGGGTTTAAACTCGGCAATACAACTCTACTTATCATGGGAAAATCAAGGACTGCCTCATCTGGATGCTACTGCCCTGAGAGTGCGCTCTTAAAGAGACTGCTCAAGCATCTAATCCTTGAGAGAGATGAGATCGTCATAGTTGATATGGAGGCAGGCATAGAGCACCTCACAAGGGGTACTGCCGAAGGCGTGGACGGATTCATAGTTGTTGTGGAGCCGGGGCAGAGGAGCATACAGACAGCGCTCTCCGTGAAAAGGCTCGCAAAAGAACTGGGCATCAAAAAGATTTTTGCCGTTGCCAATAAGACGAGAGGTGAAAGCGATATATCTTTTATTAAAGATTCGCTGAAGGATATGGAACTGCTTGGGGCGATATCTTTTAACAACGATATAATGGAGGCTGACGTCAAAGGGCTTCCATCAAACAAGGCGTCAGCCATTGCAGTTGAGGAAGTTAAAAAGATAAAGATGAATCTGGAGAAGCATATTTGA
- a CDS encoding tetrahydrofolate dehydrogenase/cyclohydrolase catalytic domain-containing protein — MDYREYKERIGGINHWLFAQDDFKHLISRTFRGEEYSNVINGSGVVKGEQKFPKGYQDVIIPELKRRSDFLSEIPALKDVKPADSKVLTVLVGDKDDPKVAASRSYVGMKSATTKMSGLSSMLEEFPSTVTASEMYKKLEQWNNDKSISILMFQLPFGGKAGETIDTTALCNRINVAKDGDGLNQVTLGLMSLGAERYYDCCTPRGMVDLSSVYLVREKGARLRPDGIASFAGLEVVVAGRSNIVGEPLFNLLKRFDATVLGPLHTKTGSGGASDKETQRRIYIELSKRADIIFGCMGFHPYKVHSDTEYFFTPEMVKQGCLIIDASTSFRKDGKSPYGDVDPAARSKAAAFTLETGGVGPATVTKLVHQGWLGMLYQNIDKVRKAVEDNRSITVSTFTKLLASYAGSSESDAAVNAEKLFNRAIHPDSHPVHAVDALEAILPALMTK; from the coding sequence ATGGATTACAGAGAGTATAAAGAACGCATCGGAGGCATTAACCACTGGCTGTTTGCGCAGGATGATTTCAAACATCTTATTTCACGCACATTCCGCGGAGAAGAATATTCCAATGTCATTAACGGCTCAGGGGTCGTAAAGGGAGAGCAGAAATTTCCAAAGGGATATCAGGATGTGATCATACCCGAACTTAAACGCAGGTCTGATTTTCTGAGCGAGATACCGGCTCTAAAGGATGTTAAGCCTGCTGACTCAAAGGTACTGACCGTTCTGGTTGGTGACAAAGACGATCCGAAAGTCGCAGCATCAAGAAGCTACGTCGGTATGAAATCAGCCACAACAAAGATGTCAGGCCTCTCCAGCATGCTCGAAGAATTCCCTTCTACTGTCACAGCTTCTGAAATGTACAAAAAGCTTGAGCAGTGGAACAATGACAAATCCATATCCATCTTAATGTTCCAGCTTCCATTCGGCGGCAAGGCAGGAGAGACGATTGATACAACCGCTCTCTGCAACCGTATCAATGTAGCAAAGGACGGCGACGGGCTTAATCAGGTCACGCTGGGACTTATGTCATTGGGCGCGGAACGCTATTATGATTGCTGCACTCCAAGAGGCATGGTGGATCTGTCAAGCGTCTACCTCGTCAGAGAGAAAGGAGCCAGGCTTCGCCCGGACGGCATAGCCAGCTTCGCAGGACTTGAGGTTGTAGTAGCAGGCAGAAGCAATATCGTCGGAGAACCTCTCTTTAATCTATTAAAGCGCTTTGACGCAACGGTATTAGGGCCCTTGCATACAAAGACAGGTTCAGGCGGCGCTTCTGATAAAGAAACACAGCGTAGAATTTATATTGAACTTTCAAAACGCGCTGATATAATCTTCGGCTGCATGGGATTTCACCCTTACAAAGTTCATTCTGACACAGAATACTTCTTTACCCCTGAGATGGTTAAGCAGGGATGCCTGATAATAGACGCATCCACATCATTCAGAAAAGACGGCAAATCGCCTTATGGTGATGTTGACCCTGCTGCGCGCTCTAAAGCTGCTGCATTCACTCTGGAGACCGGCGGCGTCGGCCCTGCTACGGTCACCAAACTTGTGCATCAGGGATGGCTCGGCATGCTGTACCAGAATATAGATAAGGTCAGAAAGGCAGTTGAAGACAACAGGTCAATTACTGTTTCAACTTTTACAAAACTTCTTGCCTCTTATGCAGGCTCAAGTGAATCTGATGCAGCAGTCAATGCTGAAAAACTATTTAATAGAGCGATACATCCTGACAGCCATCCTGTGCATGCTGTTGACGCGCTTGAGGCGATACTTCCTGCTTTGATGACAAAATAA
- a CDS encoding shikimate dehydrogenase: MDVSGKTKIVCIFGYPVEHSLSPNMHNAAFEKLGLDMCYVPFKVAPHDLPAAVNSIRALGMLGVNTTVPHKENVIVLLDEVDKEALFIGAVNTIVNTDGRLKGYNTDGRGFMSSLSEENITIDNKDVLVIGTGGASRAISYYLSEKASKLFMFDIDKTKAQKLVDDLSKIRDNVTLLDDIKQAGKPDIIINATPLGLKDTDPLPFDTNKITSEMVVCDLIYKETPLLKEAKARGAKTINGSGMLLWQGVLAFELWTGVKPPVDVMRKVLLAKIK; encoded by the coding sequence ATGGATGTAAGTGGGAAGACTAAAATAGTCTGCATATTCGGGTATCCGGTTGAGCACTCTCTCTCGCCTAATATGCACAATGCAGCATTTGAAAAGCTTGGACTTGATATGTGTTATGTCCCATTTAAAGTTGCGCCTCATGACCTGCCCGCCGCTGTAAACTCCATAAGAGCGCTCGGGATGTTAGGCGTAAACACCACAGTCCCGCATAAAGAGAATGTAATCGTTCTTCTTGATGAAGTTGATAAAGAGGCATTATTCATAGGCGCTGTCAATACGATAGTTAATACTGACGGCAGGCTTAAAGGCTACAACACAGACGGCAGAGGATTTATGAGTTCGCTGTCTGAAGAAAATATCACCATAGATAATAAAGATGTGCTCGTTATAGGAACCGGCGGCGCCTCAAGGGCGATAAGTTATTATTTGAGCGAGAAGGCGTCAAAGCTGTTCATGTTTGATATAGACAAAACCAAGGCTCAAAAGCTTGTGGACGATCTCAGCAAAATTCGTGATAACGTGACACTGCTGGATGATATTAAACAAGCCGGCAAGCCAGACATTATCATAAACGCCACCCCGCTCGGCCTGAAAGATACCGACCCCCTGCCCTTTGACACGAATAAAATTACTTCTGAAATGGTGGTCTGCGACCTTATCTACAAAGAGACTCCTCTTCTCAAAGAAGCAAAGGCAAGAGGCGCAAAGACGATCAATGGTTCAGGCATGCTGCTCTGGCAGGGTGTGCTTGCGTTTGAATTGTGGACCGGAGTGAAACCGCCTGTTGATGTTATGCGAAAGGTCTTGTTGGCGAAGATAAAATAA
- a CDS encoding DUF5625 family protein yields MSFKDMSQKMIDTKITTQLCNFMNIRRRLLMLFIMLPVLSACRHLPTPPIIMPFEVQKAGTKIESYFRIEKSDTYSFTLRVGFKKGDFERVARLAGHFKYSDGIPIPLRIRVAQIDTTGEKTILDKEVSELQYAGISVDRFHGIIINFKMSPGDYRVYIESLKDISALQGTQIEFAIERAYLGK; encoded by the coding sequence ATGAGCTTTAAAGACATGAGTCAGAAAATGATAGATACAAAAATCACGACGCAACTTTGCAACTTCATGAATATCAGGCGACGATTATTAATGCTGTTTATTATGTTGCCAGTACTGTCTGCGTGCAGGCATCTGCCAACGCCCCCGATCATTATGCCGTTTGAGGTGCAGAAGGCTGGAACAAAGATCGAAAGCTATTTCCGTATCGAAAAGAGTGATACATACAGCTTCACTTTGCGGGTTGGGTTCAAGAAGGGTGATTTTGAGCGTGTCGCCAGGCTGGCTGGTCATTTCAAGTATAGTGACGGCATCCCCATTCCGCTGCGAATTCGAGTCGCGCAAATCGATACTACGGGTGAAAAAACGATTCTGGATAAAGAGGTATCAGAGTTGCAGTATGCTGGAATTTCCGTTGACAGATTTCATGGAATCATTATTAATTTTAAGATGTCCCCCGGCGATTACCGGGTCTATATCGAAAGTCTAAAAGATATTTCTGCGTTGCAGGGAACCCAAATTGAGTTCGCAATCGAGCGGGCTTATCTCGGAAAATAG
- the folE gene encoding GTP cyclohydrolase I FolE yields the protein MDRKKIEKGIRLVLEGIGEDTERPGLKDTPQRIAILYEEIFAGLSTPDDEILKPIEGESHDEMVLLKNIPFYSVCEHHLLPFIGKAHVAYIPSGGKIVGLSELAKAVELFAKRPTVQERLTTQLADLIMKKLKPKGAMVIIDAEHLCLSMRGLKKSGASTVTSAVRGIFRTKESTRMELLELIKQNN from the coding sequence ATGGATAGAAAGAAGATTGAAAAAGGCATAAGGCTGGTTCTTGAAGGCATCGGGGAAGACACCGAAAGGCCCGGGCTCAAGGATACGCCGCAGCGCATCGCCATACTCTATGAAGAGATCTTCGCAGGCCTCTCCACGCCGGATGATGAGATTCTTAAACCAATAGAGGGTGAAAGCCATGACGAGATGGTGCTTCTTAAAAATATCCCATTCTATTCAGTATGCGAGCATCATCTTCTTCCTTTTATAGGCAAGGCGCATGTCGCCTATATCCCTTCAGGCGGAAAGATCGTCGGTTTAAGTGAACTGGCAAAAGCGGTTGAACTCTTTGCCAAGAGGCCCACGGTGCAGGAACGGCTTACAACCCAGCTTGCCGACCTTATAATGAAGAAATTAAAACCAAAAGGCGCGATGGTGATCATTGACGCGGAGCACCTCTGCCTTTCCATGCGCGGGCTTAAGAAGTCAGGAGCGAGCACAGTCACATCAGCCGTCAGAGGGATCTTCAGGACCAAGGAATCTACAAGGATGGAGCTTCTGGAGCTTATCAAGCAGAACAATTAA
- the lgt gene encoding prolipoprotein diacylglyceryl transferase: protein MNNFTDFWQHIPEHINPNIIAIGQFQIRYYGMMYIVAFAIVYLLVIKRVKGEGFSFTKETIQDAFVWMIVGLMAGGRLGYVLFYNLNYYLSHPLEIFLPFSFENGIQFIGIAGMSYHGGLVGLITAALLFCRKRKIDFWYFTDLFAPVAPLGYTFGRIGNFINGELYGRETTAAWGMYFPLDSDTLLRHPSQLYEAFFEGLILFIILWSVRKKSPFNGFLLSLYLIGYGLVRFVIEFFRQPDPQLGFILGPLSMGQALCLTMIICGAAIYFIRSGSKA, encoded by the coding sequence ATGAACAACTTCACTGACTTCTGGCAGCATATACCGGAGCACATCAACCCTAACATCATAGCTATCGGCCAGTTTCAGATCCGCTATTACGGAATGATGTACATCGTCGCGTTCGCCATTGTCTATCTCCTTGTAATAAAGAGGGTCAAAGGTGAAGGATTCAGTTTTACAAAAGAGACTATACAGGATGCCTTTGTCTGGATGATCGTCGGCCTTATGGCAGGAGGAAGGCTCGGGTATGTATTGTTTTACAATCTGAATTATTACCTCTCGCACCCGCTTGAGATATTTCTCCCATTCTCATTTGAGAACGGCATTCAATTCATCGGCATTGCGGGAATGTCATACCATGGTGGACTCGTAGGGCTCATAACAGCCGCCCTGCTCTTCTGTAGAAAAAGGAAGATCGATTTCTGGTATTTCACAGACCTCTTTGCCCCTGTAGCTCCTCTCGGCTACACATTCGGAAGGATCGGCAACTTCATTAACGGCGAGCTTTACGGCAGAGAGACAACTGCTGCGTGGGGGATGTACTTTCCGCTTGATTCAGATACCTTGCTCAGGCATCCGTCACAGCTGTATGAAGCATTTTTTGAGGGGTTAATCCTCTTTATCATTCTATGGAGCGTACGCAAAAAGAGTCCGTTCAATGGATTTCTCCTGTCGCTGTATTTAATAGGGTACGGGCTTGTCAGGTTTGTCATAGAATTCTTCAGGCAGCCCGATCCCCAGCTCGGATTCATCCTCGGCCCTTTAAGCATGGGGCAGGCGCTATGCCTGACAATGATAATTTGTGGTGCAGCGATATATTTCATAAGAAGCGGCAGTAAGGCATAG
- the pgsA gene encoding CDP-diacylglycerol--glycerol-3-phosphate 3-phosphatidyltransferase has product MFKNIPNILTITRILLLPPFVAAFMYNKYQAALYIFILAACTDIFDGLVARITKQTTELGRILDPIADKFFMVTSFVLMTYYGMIPKWLTIVVISRDLIVITGCIITYFIVNRLKIEPTLLGKASSAFQFIFIGVVLLFVNINGDTSSLFLLLIFIAFLTIVSGLQYIYNGLKTINPGNSQA; this is encoded by the coding sequence ATGTTTAAAAACATTCCAAATATTCTTACCATCACAAGGATACTTTTATTGCCGCCATTTGTTGCTGCGTTTATGTACAATAAATACCAGGCCGCACTTTATATATTTATACTTGCAGCCTGCACTGATATCTTTGACGGCCTTGTAGCGAGGATAACAAAACAGACAACCGAACTTGGCAGGATTCTGGACCCGATAGCAGACAAGTTCTTTATGGTGACATCATTTGTACTGATGACCTATTACGGCATGATACCAAAGTGGCTCACTATTGTGGTCATAAGCAGGGACCTGATAGTTATTACCGGATGCATCATCACATACTTTATCGTTAACAGGCTTAAGATAGAACCTACACTTTTAGGAAAGGCATCAAGCGCATTTCAGTTTATTTTTATAGGCGTTGTCCTGCTGTTTGTAAATATAAATGGTGATACATCTTCACTCTTTCTGTTACTGATATTCATAGCATTTCTGACAATAGTTTCAGGGCTGCAGTACATATATAACGGACTAAAGACAATTAATCCCGGCAACAGCCAGGCATAA
- a CDS encoding 5-formyltetrahydrofolate cyclo-ligase: MKKIIREDLLNKRNSIDPDEKKAKERSIEKKLFELEDFKKSECILLYASFRSEVDTMNYLQDVIHLKKKLILPLVEHDNRGLKLFEVRDVSELIPGYMGIQEPGILKDREVSLKEIDLVVIPGTGFDTKGNRLGYGGGYYDRLLSYESKMLSKAEHIITVALAFEEQIGDRIPAEPHDIKVDIIITDKRVISCKA, encoded by the coding sequence TTGAAAAAGATAATCAGGGAAGACCTGCTCAATAAGCGCAATTCAATAGATCCTGACGAGAAGAAGGCAAAAGAGAGATCTATTGAAAAGAAGCTTTTTGAACTGGAAGATTTTAAAAAGTCTGAATGCATATTGTTATATGCCTCATTCCGCTCTGAAGTTGATACAATGAATTACCTTCAGGACGTGATACATCTAAAGAAGAAACTCATCTTACCGCTGGTTGAGCATGATAACAGAGGATTAAAGCTGTTTGAGGTCAGGGACGTTTCAGAGCTTATCCCGGGATATATGGGCATACAGGAACCGGGCATACTGAAAGACCGTGAAGTCTCATTGAAAGAGATCGACCTGGTTGTCATTCCGGGAACAGGATTTGACACTAAAGGGAACCGGCTGGGATACGGAGGCGGTTACTATGACAGGCTGCTGAGCTATGAATCAAAGATGCTTTCAAAGGCTGAACATATAATAACCGTGGCGCTTGCTTTTGAAGAACAGATCGGCGACAGGATACCGGCAGAACCTCATGACATCAAGGTTGATATCATCATTACTGATAAACGGGTCATCTCCTGCAAAGCATGA
- a CDS encoding methylenetetrahydrofolate reductase C-terminal domain-containing protein has product MIITKKRDFKALLENIADYKSFFLIGCSECASLCGTGGEPELAALKIALEAEGKTVTGTMLPKTGCQTLGTKIELKKDKDSCAAADAIIVMSCGAGTQSAVEIFPDKPVFPSNDTLFLGNMTRFQMFDERCSLCGECILDKTGGICPVTACPKGLLNGPCGGTNEGKCEVSPDIECAWVRIYNRMKKTNRLEDFKKTLSPKNWSASRKPATLNTREKEEVKK; this is encoded by the coding sequence ATGATAATCACCAAGAAACGCGACTTTAAGGCTTTGCTGGAAAATATCGCAGACTACAAAAGTTTCTTTCTCATCGGCTGTTCCGAGTGCGCTTCACTCTGCGGAACAGGCGGCGAACCAGAACTCGCAGCGCTTAAAATAGCGCTTGAAGCTGAGGGAAAGACCGTCACCGGAACCATGCTTCCTAAGACAGGATGCCAGACGCTCGGCACAAAGATCGAGTTAAAAAAAGATAAAGATTCATGCGCTGCTGCTGATGCCATAATCGTCATGTCCTGCGGAGCAGGCACACAGTCAGCCGTTGAGATATTCCCTGACAAACCCGTATTCCCGTCCAACGATACGCTCTTTCTCGGCAACATGACAAGGTTTCAGATGTTCGATGAAAGATGCTCCCTGTGCGGCGAGTGCATACTTGATAAGACAGGCGGCATCTGCCCTGTCACCGCATGCCCCAAGGGGCTTCTGAACGGCCCCTGCGGCGGGACGAATGAAGGCAAATGCGAGGTCAGCCCGGACATAGAGTGCGCGTGGGTAAGGATATATAACAGGATGAAGAAGACCAACAGGCTTGAAGATTTCAAAAAGACGCTCAGCCCGAAGAACTGGTCAGCCAGCAGAAAGCCCGCTACCCTTAATACCCGTGAGAAAGAGGAGGTAAAAAAGTGA
- a CDS encoding DUF512 domain-containing protein, with product MNLSINHIKEGSNAEKLGLKKGDVIAAINNEPVKDIIDYMFHAADSSLHMDIIRGDKKLNFTVPKKDISNLDIELKSFKTKSCNNNCIFCFVNQLPKGMRKSLYLKDDDYRMSFLYGNYVTLTNLTKKDKERIVSQRLGPLYISVHTTNNDLRRKMLGNKKAPDILEEIKYFTSHKIRIHAQIVLCPGFNDGEELLSTIRDLSKFYPYMLSISVVPVGLTKYKKKLVQPIEADGAKKVIEEVKKLQARFNKRHGDTLVYIADELYIDAGIPSPALKNYGDLPQLENGVGMVPLFLNLAKKAKLPKKIEPKNIVTFTGRSFMPFLNEFKKRLDTIDGLNLEVFEVENRHFGSSVTVAGLLTGKDIIKTLVGKTRADCLLVPDVTLRDGTNVFLDNVKIKDIEETLGIPVKVIESTPQGLIEGIKDGCKWED from the coding sequence ATGAACCTAAGCATCAACCATATAAAAGAAGGCAGCAACGCCGAGAAGCTCGGTTTAAAAAAAGGCGATGTTATAGCAGCCATTAATAACGAGCCTGTTAAGGACATAATAGATTACATGTTCCATGCCGCTGATTCATCTCTGCATATGGATATCATCAGAGGCGATAAAAAACTGAACTTCACCGTTCCAAAGAAAGACATCTCAAACCTTGACATTGAACTTAAATCCTTTAAGACTAAATCCTGCAATAACAACTGCATCTTCTGCTTTGTGAATCAGCTGCCCAAGGGCATGAGGAAGAGCCTCTATCTTAAAGACGACGATTACCGTATGTCTTTTCTTTATGGCAATTATGTGACACTGACCAACCTCACAAAAAAAGATAAGGAGCGGATCGTTTCGCAACGGCTGGGCCCGCTGTATATATCCGTGCATACAACGAACAATGATTTAAGAAGAAAGATGCTGGGCAATAAAAAGGCGCCCGACATACTTGAAGAAATAAAATACTTCACTTCTCACAAGATAAGGATACATGCCCAGATAGTGCTATGCCCCGGGTTTAATGACGGGGAAGAACTGCTGAGCACAATAAGAGATCTCTCTAAATTTTACCCGTATATGCTCTCCATTTCTGTTGTGCCTGTCGGCCTGACCAAATACAAAAAGAAACTTGTGCAGCCTATTGAAGCAGATGGAGCAAAAAAGGTCATTGAGGAAGTTAAGAAGCTTCAGGCAAGATTCAATAAACGCCATGGTGATACTCTCGTTTACATCGCTGATGAATTATACATTGATGCCGGCATACCCTCCCCAGCATTAAAGAACTACGGCGACCTTCCTCAATTAGAGAACGGTGTCGGAATGGTCCCGCTGTTTTTGAACCTGGCTAAAAAAGCAAAACTCCCAAAAAAGATCGAGCCGAAAAATATAGTCACATTTACCGGAAGATCTTTTATGCCATTTCTTAATGAATTCAAAAAAAGGCTGGACACGATAGACGGGCTTAACCTTGAGGTCTTTGAGGTTGAGAACAGGCACTTTGGTTCGTCAGTGACCGTTGCCGGGCTTTTGACAGGCAAGGACATAATAAAGACCCTCGTAGGCAAGACAAGGGCTGACTGCCTTCTTGTCCCGGATGTAACACTGCGGGATGGGACAAATGTATTTCTTGATAATGTTAAGATCAAAGACATCGAAGAGACGCTTGGCATTCCGGTCAAGGTCATCGAGTCAACACCTCAGGGACTTATAGAAGGAATAAAAGATGGATGTAAGTGGGAAGACTAA
- a CDS encoding type II toxin-antitoxin system YoeB family toxin, with protein MTEIYTTATFDELFLKLPIKIRIKADEKTKLFRENPFNPILRTEKLHPKGHDVWSFRIDIHYRIVFRFTGKDVVEFRFIGHYNQIYNYNIFG; from the coding sequence ATGACAGAGATATATACTACTGCAACATTCGATGAGTTGTTTCTTAAACTTCCGATAAAGATTAGGATTAAAGCTGACGAGAAGACAAAATTATTCAGGGAGAATCCCTTTAATCCCATCCTCAGAACAGAAAAACTTCATCCAAAAGGTCATGATGTCTGGAGTTTCAGAATTGATATCCACTACAGAATCGTATTTAGATTTACAGGGAAAGATGTGGTTGAATTCCGCTTCATAGGCCATTACAATCAAATTTACAATTACAACATTTTCGGTTGA
- a CDS encoding methylenetetrahydrofolate reductase: protein MSLRDALNSGKFVVTAEVGPPKGTDIKKILHESELLKGKVDALNVTDNQSAVMRISSVSFCKLLLEMGHEPILQMTCRDRNRIGLQSDLLGASILGIKNVLCMTGDHPNAGDHKEAKPVYDIESVQLLQIVAGLNAGKDMMGNELKGATDFYQGAVVTPESNPIEPQLMKFEKKIAAGANFFQTQAIYDIDKFKDFMNYSRQFPVKILAGLVLLKSAGMANFMNKFVPGITVPQNLIDELKAAGKEKALDAGIDIMARHIRQLKDEKICDGVHIMAIGAEDKVPEIMERAGLL from the coding sequence GTGAGCCTTAGAGACGCCCTTAATTCCGGAAAATTTGTTGTAACAGCAGAAGTCGGCCCTCCAAAGGGCACTGATATAAAGAAGATACTCCATGAATCAGAGTTGCTCAAAGGGAAAGTGGATGCCCTGAACGTAACGGATAACCAGTCTGCCGTCATGCGCATCAGCTCTGTCTCATTCTGCAAACTCCTTCTTGAAATGGGGCATGAGCCTATCCTCCAGATGACTTGCCGCGACAGAAACCGCATCGGGCTTCAGTCAGACCTGTTAGGCGCGAGTATACTCGGAATAAAGAATGTCCTCTGCATGACCGGCGACCATCCTAATGCAGGCGACCATAAAGAGGCAAAACCTGTATATGACATCGAGTCTGTCCAGCTTCTTCAGATAGTAGCCGGTCTTAATGCAGGCAAAGATATGATGGGTAATGAGCTTAAAGGCGCGACCGATTTTTATCAGGGCGCTGTTGTCACACCTGAGTCCAATCCGATTGAGCCGCAGCTTATGAAGTTTGAAAAGAAGATAGCGGCAGGAGCGAACTTCTTCCAGACACAGGCGATATATGACATAGACAAGTTCAAGGATTTTATGAATTACTCAAGGCAATTCCCTGTTAAGATACTTGCCGGATTAGTTCTCCTGAAGAGCGCTGGCATGGCTAACTTCATGAACAAGTTCGTTCCCGGAATTACCGTTCCTCAGAACCTTATCGATGAGTTAAAGGCAGCGGGCAAAGAAAAGGCTTTAGATGCAGGAATAGATATAATGGCAAGGCATATCAGACAGCTTAAGGATGAAAAGATCTGCGACGGCGTTCACATCATGGCGATCGGCGCGGAAGACAAAGTGCCTGAGATAATGGAGAGAGCCGGACTGCTTTAA
- a CDS encoding diguanylate cyclase, with protein MAEKAKSAIFFGKEYRVFLFSISLIIAIFVSGIFLGLYYRNGQLIEEEILTAARGDFNDIALNRNWGSGHSGVYAEKKKVIDPENYLNNPDFESMNGKFYTKVGSTLMTGEIVRFAAIEEMLLFHITSLYPLDQKNLADEFERDALVKFNEGVQEFYRKEVINDRTYFRYMAPLYMKDECLGCHFEQGYRLGEIRGGISLNYNIEHIQAKLKNNNFIILSLAVLTIIFLLGIIYLIVLKLMRKLSQAYKRIEELSIIDELTGLYNRRYLAYRLHEEVNRAQRYGHYLGCIMMDIDHFKKFNDTYGHIFGDLILQKVAAIIRKHCRAEDIIVRYGGEEFVIISPETRVDGVHVLASRIHDLIAEEEIEGPGSEPIRITVSMGIAELFYEEKEIPESEDEIIELADRALYSAKAKGRDRIEVFEELEK; from the coding sequence ATGGCAGAGAAGGCAAAGAGCGCAATATTTTTCGGTAAAGAATACAGAGTATTCCTCTTTAGTATCAGCCTCATCATAGCCATTTTTGTGTCAGGAATTTTTCTCGGATTATATTACAGGAACGGCCAGTTGATCGAGGAAGAGATCCTCACTGCCGCAAGAGGTGACTTCAATGACATCGCGCTGAACAGAAACTGGGGCTCCGGGCACAGCGGGGTATATGCAGAGAAGAAGAAGGTCATCGATCCTGAGAACTATCTTAACAATCCTGATTTTGAATCCATGAACGGCAAGTTTTATACAAAGGTCGGTTCGACACTGATGACAGGCGAGATTGTGCGGTTTGCGGCGATTGAGGAGATGCTCCTGTTTCATATAACGAGCCTTTATCCTCTTGATCAAAAGAACCTCGCGGATGAGTTCGAGCGGGATGCTCTTGTGAAGTTCAATGAGGGCGTTCAGGAGTTCTACCGCAAAGAGGTTATAAATGACAGAACATATTTCAGATACATGGCGCCTCTCTACATGAAGGATGAATGCCTTGGGTGCCACTTTGAGCAGGGCTACAGGCTTGGAGAGATCAGGGGCGGTATAAGCCTTAACTACAATATCGAGCATATTCAGGCAAAGCTCAAAAACAATAATTTCATAATCTTGTCTTTAGCTGTTCTGACGATCATCTTTCTTCTCGGGATCATTTATTTGATCGTACTGAAACTGATGAGGAAGCTGTCACAGGCGTATAAGAGGATCGAGGAGCTTTCGATAATAGATGAACTTACAGGCCTGTATAACAGGAGATATCTTGCATACCGCCTGCATGAAGAGGTCAACAGGGCGCAAAGGTATGGCCATTATTTAGGATGCATCATGATGGACATTGACCACTTCAAAAAGTTCAACGACACATACGGCCATATATTCGGCGATCTGATACTGCAGAAGGTTGCGGCGATAATCAGGAAGCACTGCCGGGCTGAAGATATAATCGTGCGATACGGCGGGGAAGAGTTTGTCATCATCTCACCTGAAACGAGGGTTGATGGCGTTCACGTGCTTGCGTCAAGGATACATGATCTGATAGCTGAGGAAGAAATTGAGGGCCCCGGTTCTGAACCGATCAGGATAACAGTAAGCATGGGTATTGCCGAATTATTCTATGAAGAGAAGGAAATTCCCGAGAGTGAAGATGAGATAATAGAACTCGCCGACAGGGCGTTATACTCTGCAAAAGCAAAGGGCAGGGACAGGATAGAGGTTTTTGAAGAGTTGGAGAAATGA